The following coding sequences are from one Neurospora crassa OR74A linkage group I, whole genome shotgun sequence window:
- a CDS encoding acetylxylan esterase, with amino-acid sequence MWSFSRLAVFGLTFLSASATILQNGQPRVTNFPDTRIDPSSYSFSTHPRNASEISYKGRWDSKYVSWWSAPGIQFGYTGQIVAVTFGNWTSDGVLVGYRISGLDWIFTNVTAGGTHLFVSPETPGSDLMAPISPSIFELRVTNWAYGIQIESVHVAKGEKLIRIPDHGRRIEVIGDSLASGMYTSYEGLSSWAYGLGAGLGNTEYSITAYPGICAADQNCWGNPHGQVHQWFYTSDTSPRASVMYGDNPEPWDFSKRPAADIVVINIGTNDQNSHNNVSTTIYIDALTRIIQGIHGKWPKAQVVVMSLWLGFYQSGNTYLPNAPQGFVNEIYHMYKWFNSDDYLRNPIVYDGVTKKTLQTGKKTKPFVHYFNTTGIMQHNDIGPQWHPTDVGAIKVASHLQQFIKMTFGWEFYATGPQVFHETEYWNDESGY; translated from the exons ATGTGGTCATTCTCAAGACTGGCCGTCTTTGGCCTGACTTTCTTGTCAGCCTCGGCCACTATTCTCCAAAATGGTCAACCACGGGTAACCAACTTCCCCGACACGCGGATTGACCCGTCGTCATACTCCTTCAGCACGCACCCACGAAATGCGAGTGAGATTTCCTACAAAGGGCGATGGGATTCCAAATATGTTTCCTGGTGGTC GGCTCCCGGAATCCAGTTCGGATATACCGGGCAAATAGTGGCAGTCACTTTTGGAAATTGGACCAGTGATGGTGTTCTTGTTGGGTACCGCATCTCCGGCCTGGATTGGATCTTCACCAACGTCACGGCGGGCGGTACACACCTCTTTGTGTCTCCAGAGACCCCAGGGTCTGACTTGATGGCGCCCATAAGTCCCTCAATCTTTGAGTTGCGAGTGACGAACTGGGCATATGGAATCCAGATCGAGTCCGTGCACGTTGCCAAAGGCGAAAAGCTGATCAGAATTCCTGATCATGGTCGTCGTATCGAGGTCATCGGTGACAGTCTTGCCTCGGGAATGTATACCTCGTACGAAGGACTATCGAGCTGGGCATA TGGACTTGGTGCAGGTCTTGGAAACAcagaatatagtataactGCATATCCAGGCATCTGCGCGGCAGATCAAAACTGCTGGGGCAACCCTCACGGGCAGGTCCATCAGTGGTTTTATACATCGGATACGAGCCCCAGAGCCTCTGTCATGTATGGAG ATAACCCCGAGCCATGGGATTTTAGCAAGCGCCCAGCCGCCGACATAGTCGTCATCAATATCGGCACCAACGATCAAAACTCACACAATAACGTTTCCACAACTATCTACATCGACGCTTTAACAAGAATCATCCAAGGGATCCATGGCAAGTGGCCCAAAGCCCAAGTCGTGGTTATG TCTCTCTGGTTGGGCTTCTACCAATCCGGCAACACCTACCTCCCCAACGCGCCCCAGGGCTTCGTGAACGAGATCTACCATATGTACAAGTGGTTCAACTCGGATGACTACCTCCGGAACCCGATCGTATACGATGGAGTGACAAAGAAGACACTGCAAACCGGCAAGAAGACCAAGCCCTTTGTGCACTACTTCAATACCACGGGCATCATGCAGCATAATGATATCGGGCCCCAGTGGCATCCTACGGATGTAGGGGCTATCAAGGTTGCTAGTCATTTGCAGCAGTTTATCAAAATGACTTTTGGGTGGGAGTTTTATGCTACTGGGCCTCA GGTCTTCCACGAGACGGAGTATTGGAATGATGAGTCTGGGTATTGA
- a CDS encoding sco1, with amino-acid sequence MNMSHAIAPMRTFSSVLSRTPARQCQRFISTATTTRPTVPRLQAQLHQPVAQRRTYKTVEEAKSKYRSGPFSWKAGLLFVLTGAGLLWYFEHEKQRMQRKRIADATKGVGRPKVGGPFELIDQNGKPVTEKDLKGRYSLVYFGFSHCPDICPEELDKMAAMFEKVEAERPGALKPVFVTCDPARDTPQVLKEYLAEFHPLFIGLTGTYDQIKAMCKAYRVYFSTPSKVEPGQDYLVDHSIYFYLMDPEGDFVEALGRQHSPDQAAKVILDHMKDWQGKWKKD; translated from the exons ATGAACATGTCGCACGCCATTGCGCCCATGCGCACCTTTTCCAGTGTCCTCTCCAGGACCCCCGCGAGGCAATGCCAGCGGTTCATCTCGACAGCTACAACCACCCGGCCTACCGTCCCGAGACTCCAAGCCCAGCTCCATCAGCCAGTGGCGCAACGCAGAACTTATAAGACCGTCGAGGAAGCAAAGAGCAAATACCGTTCGGGA CCCTTTTCCTGGAAGGCCGGCcttctcttcgtcctcaCCGGCGCCGGCTTGCTATGGTACTTTGAGCACGAGAAGCAGCGCATGCAGCGCAAGAGGATAGCCGATGCGACCAAGGGTGTTGGCAGGCCAAAGGTCGGCGGCCCGTTCGAGCTGATCGACCAGAACGGCAAGCCCGTGACGGAGAAGGATCTCAAGGGTCGCTATTCCTTG GTCTACTTCGGCTTCAGCCACTGCCCCGACATCTGCCCCGAGGAGCTTGACAAGATGGCGGCCATGTTCGAAAAGGTGGAGGCCGAGCGTCCCGGCGCTCTCAAGCCTGTCTTTGTTACCTGCGATCCGGCGCGCGATACCCCCCAGGTGCTCAAGGAGTACTTGGCCGAGTTCCACCCCCTGTTCATCGGCTTGACGGGCACATACGACCAGATCAAGGCCATGTGCAAGGCGTACCGCGTCTACTTCAGCACTCCCTCCAAGGTCGAGCCTGGCCAGGACTACCTCGTCGACCACAGCATCTACTTCTACCTGATGGATCCCGAGGGTGATTTCGTTGAGGCCCTTGGCCGCCAACACTCGCCTGACCAGGCTGCCAAGGTGATCTTGGACCACATGAAGGATTGGCAGGGTAAGTGGAAGAAGGATTAG
- a CDS encoding C2H2 conidiation transcription factor FlbC yields the protein MAPTTLTPQYPAQPYGFAPPPSPPLDDSNKCSLPSISNLLVMADQGSPTSETSPQSQQLHFSKPDNRPNSSQFGNPASIRANLPPSPPMSSEASFEGYRSPSSKPASQSQGSSNYYYETTPPLSQHEADSRQMATATPRAPVQSSTFQTQYPSSAGYSSQSGMNPYYPPMQPTPPPQQQMSGLYYQRPLPQTFTPAVPVPVTLAPVTGANPWQHHHYIAPSSTASFPQSQDRYICQTCNKAFSRPSSLRIHSHSHTGEKPFKCPHAGCGKAFSVRSNMKRHERGCHSFESSNGRSSGNSNNSASA from the exons ATGGCACCCACGACGTTAACGCCTCAATATCCTGCCCAGCCTTATGGCTTCGCTCCGCCACCCTCCCCTCCTTTGGACGACTCCAACAAGTGCTCTCTACCCTCGATTTCGAACCTGCTTGTCATGGCCGATCAGGGATCTCCTACCTCAGAGACATCTCCTCAGTCTCAGCAAT TGCACTTCTCAAAGCCTGACAACCGTCCCAACTCTTCCCAGTTTGGCAACCCAGCATCGATCAGGGCGAACCTCCCCCCTAGTCCTCCCATGTCTTCGGAAGCTTCTTTTGAAGGATACCGCTCTCCTTCGAGCAAGCCAGCAAGCCAGTCTCAGGGCAGCTCCAACTACTACTATGAGACCACGCCGCCTTTGAGCCAGCATGAAGCCGACTCCCGGCAGATGGCCACTGCTACACCTAGAGCCCCTGTTCAGTCATCAACCTTCCAAACACAGTACCCGTCGTCAGCCGGCTACTCGAGTCAGTCAGGCATGAACCCTTATTATCCTCCCATGCAGCCGACACCCCCTCCGCAGCAGCAGATGTCGGGCTTGTATTATCAGCGACCACTCCCTCAG ACTTTCACCCCTGCTGTGCCAGTTCCAGTCACTCTCGCACCAGTCACGGGAGCCAACCCTTGGCAACATCACCACTATAttgctccttcttccactgcATCTTTTCCGCAGTCTCAAGACCGGTACATCTGCCAGACTTGCAACAAGGCCTTCTCTCGACCCAGCTCATTGCGAATCCACAGCCACTCTCACACTGGTGAGAAGCCTTTCAAGTGCCCCCATGCAGGCTGCGGAAAGGCCTTCAGCGTTCGCAGTAACATGAAGCGTCATGAGCGTGGCTGCCACAGTTTTGAGAGCAGCAACGGCAGAAGCAGtggcaacagcaacaacagcgcATCTGCCTAG